One window of the Pyrus communis chromosome 17, drPyrComm1.1, whole genome shotgun sequence genome contains the following:
- the LOC137722113 gene encoding uncharacterized protein → MANLAKLEFAALDITGRNYLTWVLDTKIHLEAGNLGDTIREESNSSSQDRAKAMIFIRRHLDEALKSEFLRVEDPLALWNALRNRYNHQTTVILPRARYEWTHLRIQDFKSVAEYNSALFRITSQMKLCGDIITEEHMLEKTLSTFHASNVLLQQQYRARGYTEYNQLISVLLVVEQNDELLIKNHHSRPTGSAPFPEVNAASLEVNATSSGGDNHKRGRGHKRGRWNRKSKNHGVQFHNQVPRHNSGSSFKNANRHKASLKEKGVETNFLDQARPMDIPDPVFDLSGQLNTTHLDVPDFIVERGNEVYRSD, encoded by the exons atggcgaacttggcgAAGCTTGAATTTGCTGCCCTGGATATTACTGGGAGGAATTACCTGACCTGGgtactggataccaagatccatctggaagcagggaatcttggagataccatcagggaagagagcaactcatcctctcaagatcgAGCAAAGGCCATGATTTTCATTCGCCGCCATCTTGATGAGGCGCTAAAGAGCGAGTTCTTAAGggttgaagatccgttagctctctggaatgccttgagaaacagatacaatcaccagacaacggtgattcttccaagggccCGCTATGAGTGGACTCATCTGAGGATTCAAGACTTCAAGTCAGTGGCAGAATACAATTCTGCattgttcagaattacctctcagATGAAGCTCTGTGGGGATATTATTACTGAAGagcatatgctggaaaagactctcagcacatttcatgcttccaacgtgctcctgcagcagcagtatagagcgcGAGGCTACACTGAGTATAACCAGCTGATATCTGTGCTCTTAGTAGTTGAACAGAATGATGAGCTCCTGATAAAAAACCATCAttcccgacctactggatctgcaccattcccagaagtgaatgctgcttccctcgaagtgaacgccacatcctctggtggtgataatcataaacgaggacgtGGCCACAAGCGAGGTCGATGGAATAGGAAAAGCAAGAACCATGGAgttcagtttcacaaccaggttccgaggcataattcaggctcgagcttcaaaaatgcgaatcgccacaaag cctccctcaaggagaagggtgtcgagaccaattttctcgaccaggctagaccaatggatatacctgatccgGTGTTTGACTTATcagggcagttgaacacaactcATCTAGATGTTCCAGACTTTATTGTGGAAAGGGGAAATGAAGTATACCGGTCCGATTAA